In Janthinobacterium sp. J1-1, a single genomic region encodes these proteins:
- a CDS encoding DUF2939 domain-containing protein has translation MKKALFFGIVALAVLAGLFYGTPYFAMNQLRAASITQDADALAAHVDSNRLRANLGRQLRALFAAPEVASDINPDIVDPLLDTMLMPEGIVALLKLNAHYETAAGRRSDISGLRRNTAPAYSLNYISWNSVVVQRAHSKSRVGELTLSRDGLWHWKLTSVALPKNLADA, from the coding sequence ATGAAAAAAGCCCTCTTTTTCGGCATCGTGGCGCTGGCGGTGCTGGCCGGCCTGTTCTATGGCACGCCGTATTTCGCGATGAACCAGCTCCGCGCCGCCAGCATCACGCAAGATGCCGACGCGCTGGCCGCCCATGTCGATAGCAACCGCCTGCGCGCCAACCTCGGACGCCAGCTGCGCGCCCTGTTCGCCGCGCCGGAAGTCGCCAGCGACATCAACCCCGACATCGTTGACCCGTTGCTCGACACCATGCTGATGCCGGAGGGTATCGTGGCCCTGCTCAAGCTGAACGCCCATTATGAAACCGCGGCCGGCCGGCGCAGCGACATCAGCGGCTTGCGGCGCAACACCGCGCCGGCCTACTCGCTGAACTATATTTCCTGGAATAGCGTCGTGGTGCAGCGCGCCCACAGCAAGAGCCGCGTCGGCGAGCTGACCTTGAGCCGCGATGGCCTGTGGCACTGGAAGCTGACCTCGGTGGCCTTGCCGAAAAACCTGGCCGACGCATGA
- a CDS encoding DUF2939 domain-containing protein: MKRKHAVAAIFTIAAVGFTYVSPYIAMYRISMAARSVRTANLAHYADLPALRASVARQLRAAGEAGSEDELRQLLDRIVSPPGLTVLILHGKHGANGERRDFRMSYRSWNEVVLRRAGAGDAASAFVLRRRDMWDWQLADLALPADL; this comes from the coding sequence ATGAAAAGAAAGCACGCCGTCGCGGCGATTTTTACCATTGCCGCTGTCGGCTTCACGTATGTCAGCCCGTATATCGCCATGTACCGCATCAGCATGGCCGCCAGGTCGGTGCGCACGGCCAATCTGGCCCACTACGCCGACCTGCCGGCCCTGCGCGCCAGCGTGGCCCGCCAGCTGCGCGCGGCCGGCGAAGCTGGCAGCGAGGACGAACTGCGGCAGTTGCTCGACAGGATCGTCTCGCCGCCCGGCCTGACGGTGCTGATCCTGCACGGCAAGCATGGGGCGAATGGCGAACGCCGCGATTTCCGCATGTCCTACCGCTCCTGGAACGAGGTGGTGCTGCGGCGCGCCGGCGCCGGCGACGCGGCCAGCGCCTTCGTGCTGCGCCGGCGCGACATGTGGGACTGGCAGCTGGCGGACCTGGCCTTGCCGGCCGACTTGTGA